The Ipomoea triloba cultivar NCNSP0323 chromosome 14, ASM357664v1 region acggaagtttaacattaaattctttagtcaatttgtttctttattggcaatatctactatctactatactaataagagccaaagagagttaggcctaaaatgggtagaaaaaatgggcggtcaaattatttaattaaatggatggttcagattgtttagatttatatttttccttgagatttcctaatttatccttaattatatgattatccgttaagttttctgttaaatattctcttctccgttaatattccgttaacttttaacttatccattaatttctatatgaaaggtcttaggttcgaacctcatcccagtcaaatttggcataattaagtttatcactctattttactcttattaaattaaataaattagtagttaaaacaaaaaatgatacatatgtatttctttaatttagaattatgtgtttaaaatacctttatttgaaaaatattattcattatcaaaaaattaaattaaataaaagaaataatttcattagttatattgtctttattttctcccatgcaaagattctttacattcaaatttatcaattgatattcattacattgtccattatcttatttttacaatatcgtGTAATTAAATCTCAAagttttaatacaaaataatgttatatatttatttaccaagtattttattaataccatgaaaaaaaattttaaaaataattcgaAGCTACTCGATTAATACCAAGTATTCACAATGGacaaaaaagtagtatttatttagaccaagtatttacactatcgattttacaaaattgtaaacatttattttagtgacaattgaaaaatgtaatgcgcaACACACAGGGATGTTAAAACAAcagttgtaacacaagagactgataacgcagtttgggaaaaaccctagtctgcgaggcacttctcaatttgagaatttgcctaaatccactaaaagcttaatattcaaagtacatagttttgggaccagacgttacacaatagattgatcttctcctatctaatctattgtaacctaaacacatgtactactttctaggggaatttagaatACTCTCAAACACTCTAATACCTCACAAGATTAACTAGGGAATCCGTAAGAGATGTTTAGATGAGAGGTactttaaatagccaactaatcagaaccaaaaTAGTATTGGTcttattcctagtttgtttgggatttgatttctaatcttggtgtacTCCTTTTCTAACTTGAATTGGAATTTTCTTTTTGCCAACAAttgtgatcaaccttttgattcaacaCTCTCCCCCTTGATcaaatttttggcaaaaacCTTGATTTCTCCCCCTTAGTTGTTTCTCCTGTATTTCCTCTTTTGGTCCTAAATCTTCTATTTGAGTCTTTGTGACTTCAGGTCAGTATGGTAGTCTTTGGTAGACAGAGGAAGTGATTATAGTAGTACCAATTAGTAAATAGGTTCATCAGCATCAGATTTCATCATGTGTTAATGATTTGAATCATTTGGCTGCTTAGAGAAGTTTTATCATTAGCAGTATACATGATAGTTAAGGTATTCTGAGCTTCAtagcagcaaaaaaaaaaaaatttgagtcCCATAGTATTCTGGATTTCATAACGTCAGCAGCATAAGAATATGATCTTATCATTTCAGCTTATTAGTAAAAGATTTCATTATCAGCATCAGCAAAAGTATTCAACAGATCTTCAGCAGCATCAAAAAGTCAGAACTGAATAAGTCAGAATCAGCAAAAGATTAGCAAAAGATTATTCAACAGATCTTTAGTAGATGATCAAAAAGTCAGAACTGAATTTGTTCTCCCTCTTTTTTGCTCAAAAATTTTCTGAGGATGTTGAAACAGAAGTTTCAACATTTTCTTCTGgagtcttttcttcttcttcttcatcttgatTTCCTTCTTGACTGTTTGCTCTTACTGTGTTCTTTGTTAGTGCTTTCACCCACTGCCTTACCTctgatttttcttctttgagTTCCAAATGCCTTTTGGAGATCCAACTTTCTTCTTGTTCAATTTCTGTAAGTCTTTTCTGGAAGTACTTGAGGAGTGTTGTCTTGTCAGTTGGATTTTCCTTAGGGGTGGTCGTTTTCAGGTCATTTTGATGGGTTCCCCTTCTCAGTTTAACTGATATGGAGAGTGGCTTCACTGGAACCATGGGCTTTTGGAGTTTGAACTTCTGTTGAACCAGTAGAGTGTGTATCAGGTTAGGAAAGACTAGTGAAGCTTTAGGCATTCCGCTTTCAACGACATTCATGATTTGACTAAGCACCATTTCTCCAAAGTTTATTTTGATTCCCTTTCCAACTTTATAGAGAAGTTCTGCTAAACTCCATTTGGCAGTGTTTTCATTGAGAGATGGCATCCAGTTGACCAGTGGACCATTGCCAGCTGTTAATTCTTGAGCCACTTGTTCACTAGTAACTTCTACTTCTTCCTCCCTTGGTGAAGTACCCATGTATTCATTGATTAAAGCAGGTGTGAAGTTGTAAAAGTTACCTCTCAAGTAGACCTTTCCATACATGGGATCACTCGGTTGTTGGTTCAATATTTGTGACTGTCCCAAGCATTTGACTGTTGAGTAAGGCTTCTGAGATTTGTTCATTGTCTTTCAACTTTTCTAGCACTAGTATTTTCTGATTGATGATTTTCCTTGCTAAGATACTGTCCCACTTGGTGGCATTCTGTTTGGTCATGAATTTCTTACTGTGAGGTTTTGGAAAACATGATGGACTGTCCTGTACATCACTGTCTTCAACTACtaccctttttcctttttctttgtttttttttttgactataTTTGGCATAAGCCAATTTCGGATCTCAACTTTGTGAATCTATTTCCATCTAGTGTTTTTGTAAAGATATCTGCCAATTGTTTGTCAGTACTGATATGTGTGAGAGATACAATTTCATCTTCAACCAGTTCTCTTATGAAGTGGTGTCTGATgtcaatgtgtttggttcgcgaatgctGAACATGATTTTTGGAGATGTCTATTGCACTTTTGTTGTCACAGTATATGGTCATTGTTGATTGGTGGATCCCATAGTCTTCTAACATCTGTTTCATCCACAATAGTTGTGTATAGCAACTTCTAGCAGCGATATATTCAGCCTCTGCTGTTGATAGGGATATTGAGCTCTGTTTCTTACTCAACCAAGACACCAAATTTGTTCCTAGTAGAAAGCATcctcctgatgtgctttttctatcATCCATATTTCCTGCCCAGTCTGCAACGCAGTAAGCATATAGGTTTTGGTTTGTGTCAAAAGAATACCATATACCTAGATCAATGgtcccttttacatatttgatgaCTCTTTTTACAGCTTTTAGATGTGTTTCCATGGGATTGGCTTGATATCTGGCACATATCCCTACTCCAAAACTTAAATCTGGTCTGCTGGCTGTTAAATAGAGTAGGCCCCCTATCATGCTTCGATACAGAGTGTGTTCCACCTTTTTTCCTTCTGGATCTTTAGAGATCCTCTCTGTTGTTGGAACAGCTATTCTAACAACTTTGCTTTCATTCAACCCGAATCTTTTGACAAGATTTCTTGCATATTTACTTTGTGAGACAAAGATTCCATTTTCTAATTGCTTAACCTGTAGCCCCAGAAAGTAGCTTAGTTCACCaaccatgctcatctcaaattctcCTTCCATATCTGCAATGAATTGATTCTTGTAGCTGCTTTGTGTTGACTCAAAAACTATGTCGTCAACATAGATTTGTGCAATCATGATATCTTTCTTATGAGTTTTTACAAATAGTGTCTTGTCTACACTTCCCCTTTGGTAACCTTTATTCAGCAAGAATTGGGTTAATCGCTcataccaagctcgtggagcttgctttaaaccatatagTGCCTTCTTGAGTTTGTAGACATGTTCAGGATGATATGGATCTTCAAAACCTTTTGGTTGGGCTACATAGATTTCTTCTTTTAGGTACCCATTCAAAAATGCAGTTTTTACATCCATCTgatatagtttcatttttaggATGCATGCTACGGCTATTAGAAGCCGTATGGACTCAATTCTAGCAACTGGTGCAAAAGTTTCCTCAAAGTCAGTTCCTTCGACTTGTGTGTAGCCTTGGGCCACTAGTCTGGCTTTGTTCCTTACTATGTTTCCTTGTTcatctgttttgtttttatagaccCATTTTGTCCCGATGATGTTGACATCTTGTGGTTTGGTGACTAATTCCCATACCTCATTTCTTTTAAACTGTTGTAATTCTTCCTGCATGGCTTCTATCCAAAATTCATCTAGCAATGCCTCATCGGTGTTCTTTGGTTCAATTTTTGATGTGTAGCAAAGATCTCCTTCAAACATCTTGAGATAGTCTCTCTTTTTCCCTCTAGTCCTTATTCCATCTTCTAGATCTCTAATGATATTTTCGAGGGGGTGATTTTTCtgagttttttattttggtatgagagactgttttttagtttcttcaTTCTAATCTTCTGATTTGGTCTCTGTTTCTATTTTTTCTGTAGGGTTATTCATTGATGGTGGAACTGTTGTTTCAACAACTTCTGAGTATTCATCATTATCAGTGTTTTCTTCTGAATATTCATCACTGATGGTTACATTTATGGATTCCATCACACTGTTTGTCCTGAGATTAAACACACGAAAGGCCCAGCTgtttgatgagtatcctaggaAGATTCCTTGGTCACCTTTGATGTCGAATTTTCCTAAGGATTCTCTGTCTCTTAATATGTAGCAGTTGCTACCAAACACATGTGTGTGTTTTAGATTTGGTGTCCTACCTTTCCAAATTTGGTAGGGTGTCATGTTTGTTTCTTTCCGTATATATACTCGATTTATCAAGTAACATGCGGTGTTTACAGCCTCTGCCCAAAACTTTGGTGATATTCTTTTGTGATTTAGTAGGACCCTTACCATTTCTTGTATGGTCCGATTTTTTCGTTCAACTACCCCATTCTGTTGCGGTGTTTTGGGAGCCGAGAATTCGTGATGGATTCCATTCTCGTCACAATATGTTTTGAAATGTGAGTTTTCAAATTCTCTTCCATGATCACTTCTTAACCGGATTATTTTTCCCACCTTTTGATCCTtttcattttgtattttgttgatGAGGATTTTGAAGGCGTTGAATGTTTTCGATTTGTCTTTGAGGAAGTTTACCCATGTATATCGTGAGAAATCATCAACAGTTACATGAACATACCGTTTTCCTCCTATGCTTTCTGTTTGAGTGGGTCCAAAGAGGTCCATGTGGAGAAGTTCCATAATCCTTGAAGTATGAACTCCTGGTGTTCTTTTGTGGCtacttcttgtcattttgttttcaagacacgcatcacattttctattttcgtCAATGTCCAGTTTTGGTACACCTCGATATGCTCCCCTTTTTAGTCACTTTTtcatatcatgaaaatttatatgcCCCATATGTTGATGCCACAGGAGTGTTTGATTGATAGTGACTTGGTTGCAGGTTAAATGGCTATCCCATGTGTAGCATTTATCCGATGACCTTTTTCCCATCATGACACATTCATGTCCTTGGTTGTacactttgcaattttcttttgaga contains the following coding sequences:
- the LOC116003957 gene encoding uncharacterized protein LOC116003957, which codes for MNKSQKPYSTVKCLGQSQILNQQPSDPMYGKVYLRGNFYNFTPALINEYMGTSPREEEVEVTSEQVAQELTAGNGPLVNWMPSLNENTAKWSLAELLYKVGKGIKINFGEMVLSQIMNVVESGMPKASLVFPNLIHTLLVQQKFKLQKPMVPVKPLSISVKLRRGTHQNDLKTTTPKENPTDKTTLLKYFQKRLTEIEQEESWISKRHLELKEEKSEVRQWVKALTKNTVRANSQEGNQDEEEEEKTPEENVETSVSTSSENF